Part of the Acidobacteriota bacterium genome is shown below.
ATGGCATACTGCTCCGCCGGGTCCATGTGCCGAAGCTCTTTTCGGTCGATGTAACGAGTGGCTTCAAACCCCCTTACCTCGCCTGCGATCCGGGTCGAGTACTCCGAAACATCAAACCTGGTCACAGCCCCGACTCCGGACCTGCCCTCCAACAGCGCGTTCCAGCACTCGTCGACGGTGCAACCGAGAGGCGTAACAACGCCCATACCGGTGACAACGGCTCTCTGGTTCATAACGTTGGTCAGCTTCTCCTGCTGCGCTTCGGGCGAGCGCCCTTAGGTAGTCTTGGATGTAGCTTGATTGATGTACTTGATAGCGTCACCGACGGATGTGATTTTCTCTGCGTCTTCGTCCGGAATCTCCAGGGAGAATTCCTCCTCCAGGGCCATTACCAATTCTACCGTGTCAAGCGAATCAGCGCCAAGGTCCTCAACGAATTTGGCGTCTTCCTTGACCTGGCCGGCGTCCACACCAAGTTGCTCTACAATGATCTCTTTGACACGCTCTTCAACTGACATTGCTGACTCCTTATAAATGATTCTCTTGTTTACTTCTTACACCGTAAGGCCGCCGTCCACCGTCAGAACCTGGCCGGTGACGTACGAAGCGTCATCGGACGCGAGAAACAGCACCGCGGACGCAACGTCGTCCGGCACCCCGGCACGACTGACCAGCGCCCTGCTGAGAAACGCCTGCCGGGCTGACTCCGGAAGACTCTTGGTCATCTCGGTCTCAATAAAACCCGGAGCCACGGCGTTGACGGTGATTCCGCGAGGGGCCAGTTCCTTGGCAGCCGATCTGGTCAGGCCGATCAACCCGGCTTTGGACGCCGAATAATTGGCCTGCCCCACATTGCCGCTGAAACCTATTACGGAACTTATATTAACAATACGCCCGGAGCGTTGTTTCATCATTATCTTCCCGGCTGCCTTGGTGACAAGAAAGGCTCCCTTCAGATTGATGTCAAGCACCGCGTCCCAGTCTTTTTCGTCCATACGGACTATCAGGTTGTCGCGCGTGATCCCGGCGTTATTGACGACTATGTCCACCCGCCCGAACTCGCGCAGGGTCCGCTCGAACAGGTCGGCCACGGTCCCGGCGCTGGCCACGTCCACCGTGACGCCCACCGCGCGGCCGCCCAGCCCGGCCGCTACGCTGTCAACCTGGTCCTGGTCAAGGTCGCTGATTACGACCCTGGCCCCCGCTTCGGCAAACCGCTCGGCGATCCGCCGGCCTATCCCACGCGCGGATCCCGTGACGACAACGACCTTATCCTGAAAAGTCCCCATCCTGCTCCCCTCACACCGCAACGGACGCGAACGCCTTAATGTCCTGCAGGGTATCGAGATTAAGCACTTGTTCGGGACGCATTTCTCTCCTGGCCAGCCCGCTGAGCACCTTGCCGGGACCGATCTCGATGACGTGTGTGACGCCCTGCGCCTTCAGAAACGCCA
Proteins encoded:
- the acpP gene encoding acyl carrier protein, which produces MSVEERVKEIIVEQLGVDAGQVKEDAKFVEDLGADSLDTVELVMALEEEFSLEIPDEDAEKITSVGDAIKYINQATSKTT
- the fabG gene encoding 3-oxoacyl-[acyl-carrier-protein] reductase; this translates as MGTFQDKVVVVTGSARGIGRRIAERFAEAGARVVISDLDQDQVDSVAAGLGGRAVGVTVDVASAGTVADLFERTLREFGRVDIVVNNAGITRDNLIVRMDEKDWDAVLDINLKGAFLVTKAAGKIMMKQRSGRIVNISSVIGFSGNVGQANYSASKAGLIGLTRSAAKELAPRGITVNAVAPGFIETEMTKSLPESARQAFLSRALVSRAGVPDDVASAVLFLASDDASYVTGQVLTVDGGLTV